One Lysinibacillus fusiformis genomic window carries:
- a CDS encoding HAD family hydrolase, with protein sequence MLLFTSDLDRTLIYSKRMMANFPALTLSVEAERKDGEVMSMMTEATTKLLHQVHDRTLFVPVTTRALHQYKRIHLINELCPTFAITTNGGTILEKGYPNEEWAKIIRKRIEDTSIPDADMLRRFDMVKSDNWLQRSFYVDELFYVHHVDLTVLEPDVVQVMIQEFDVLGWHVLLQGRKLYFLPKVLTKEAAIAYLKEHCTYDVHVAAGDSIMDYGMLAMADIGYTPAHGDLKDKQPRVLENTIYSAYSGEAFTQSLLEDVLRLVAKQPTV encoded by the coding sequence ATGCTACTATTTACATCGGATTTAGACCGTACGCTAATCTATTCAAAGCGTATGATGGCAAATTTCCCAGCACTAACACTGTCAGTCGAAGCTGAACGAAAAGATGGTGAAGTGATGAGTATGATGACGGAAGCGACAACGAAATTACTGCATCAGGTACATGATCGAACGTTATTCGTGCCAGTAACTACCCGTGCATTGCATCAATATAAACGCATTCATTTGATAAATGAGCTATGTCCAACTTTTGCAATTACAACTAATGGGGGTACAATATTAGAAAAAGGTTATCCGAATGAAGAATGGGCAAAAATAATACGTAAACGTATTGAAGATACCTCGATTCCAGATGCCGATATGTTGCGACGCTTTGATATGGTGAAATCCGACAATTGGCTACAACGTTCATTTTATGTTGATGAACTCTTTTATGTTCATCATGTAGACCTAACAGTTTTAGAACCAGATGTAGTCCAGGTAATGATTCAGGAGTTTGATGTGCTTGGTTGGCATGTCCTCTTACAAGGGAGAAAATTATACTTTTTGCCGAAAGTGTTAACGAAGGAAGCGGCGATTGCCTATTTAAAAGAACATTGTACATATGATGTGCATGTGGCTGCGGGCGATTCCATTATGGATTACGGTATGCTCGCTATGGCGGATATAGGCTATACACCAGCTCACGGTGATTTAAAAGATAAACAACCACGAGTGCTAGAGAATACAATATATTCAGCTTATAGTGGTGAAGCGTTTACGCAAAGTTTACTTGAAGATGTGTTACGACTAGTAGCAAAACAACCAACTGTGTAA
- a CDS encoding cysteine protease StiP family protein yields MRLEMQPDKMGSYSPEDVVFLLRDISNVTLELNNEKRERLIQSGTHYSEMLPVEYHPSEAYMELFYKTLDDYAQRIALAVGIVAEQIVARQGLEQLVLVSLARAGTPIGILIKRYIKMRYNVQVPHYTISILRGRGIDETAIRYIFTEHPSAHIQFIDGWTGKGAITKELQQSCDLFNANHEAQLDATLAVLADPGHCTSIYGTREDFLIPSACLNSTVSGLVSRTVLNLQFMKEHDFHGAKYYKELEDVDVSNLYIDRVSVYFNQVQHEVAQQIRAHSQSPITWQGMKSVQAIQQDLGITNIHFVKPGVGETTRVLLRRIPWKILINPRYTNELEHILLLAKEKNVPVEEYPKMSYACCGLIKEV; encoded by the coding sequence ATGCGATTAGAAATGCAACCCGATAAAATGGGAAGTTATTCTCCTGAGGATGTTGTCTTTTTACTACGAGATATTAGTAACGTCACTCTTGAATTAAACAACGAAAAACGTGAGCGCCTTATCCAGTCAGGTACACATTATTCAGAAATGCTCCCTGTCGAATATCATCCATCAGAAGCTTATATGGAACTGTTTTACAAAACATTAGATGACTATGCACAACGTATTGCGCTGGCTGTTGGGATTGTGGCGGAACAAATTGTAGCACGACAAGGGTTAGAGCAGTTAGTGCTCGTTAGTTTAGCGAGAGCTGGTACACCGATTGGTATTTTGATTAAGCGCTATATAAAAATGCGATACAACGTTCAAGTGCCACATTATACGATTTCCATACTTCGTGGTCGTGGTATTGATGAGACGGCCATTCGTTATATCTTTACTGAGCATCCATCAGCGCACATTCAATTTATAGATGGTTGGACTGGGAAAGGTGCGATTACGAAGGAATTGCAACAATCGTGTGACCTTTTCAATGCAAATCATGAAGCCCAACTAGATGCTACATTAGCTGTATTGGCTGACCCTGGACACTGTACGTCAATTTATGGTACACGTGAAGATTTTTTGATTCCATCTGCCTGTTTAAATTCAACAGTGTCTGGATTAGTGAGTCGCACAGTATTGAATTTACAGTTTATGAAGGAACATGACTTCCATGGGGCTAAGTATTATAAAGAGCTAGAGGACGTTGATGTATCGAACTTGTATATCGACCGTGTGAGTGTTTATTTTAACCAAGTTCAACATGAAGTCGCGCAGCAAATACGTGCGCACTCACAATCTCCAATTACATGGCAAGGCATGAAATCCGTGCAGGCGATTCAACAAGATTTAGGGATTACAAATATTCATTTCGTGAAACCTGGTGTTGGTGAAACGACGCGTGTGTTACTTCGTCGCATACCTTGGAAAATTTTAATCAATCCTAGATATACGAACGAACTTGAGCACATATTGTTATTAGCTAAAGAAAAAAATGTACCGGTTGAAGAATATCCGAAGATGTCGTACGCATGTTGCGGCTTAATAAAAGAAGTATAG
- a CDS encoding phosphoribosyltransferase family protein, which translates to MPQLKSRLNIFQDYEIDITITNNPYDFAVTDLFKMAARINKKRKFLFVSTVLGKHLAVRPQVPILTGTLLAMMYHEKLVGEEALLLPTIVQALKKQQGVQEIVQRVEARPLDLLDDTLFIGFAETATALGHAVFNAFGSKGMYIHTTRELLPDLEPFVTFEEEHSHATSHRIYSEQPEKLRQAKRIVLIDDEITTGNTVVNIIETLRRRFPYVKQYSVLSILDWRSAQQQAFIHQMEKKWDITIDFIAIMRGQFNCSGEPHLTSQQVGVTMQETQNLSLLSIKEPVERKCYRSIAENGIENEAPYLLATGRFMLTSEQHVEQKRTIEGIALQLKKLRTDGPALVIGTGEFMYVPMQIANYLGEDVYVQSTTRSPIYCAHDTGYTISEKLAFESPENNGVENYLYNIQSHPYSELFLVVERIASKEIVARVVHALQSVSDAKVYVICLHELEGE; encoded by the coding sequence ATGCCACAACTGAAGAGCAGGTTGAATATTTTTCAGGACTATGAAATTGATATTACGATAACAAATAATCCGTACGATTTTGCCGTAACAGATTTATTTAAAATGGCCGCACGTATTAATAAAAAGAGAAAATTTTTATTTGTCAGCACCGTTCTTGGCAAGCATTTAGCAGTGCGACCGCAAGTACCGATACTTACTGGAACATTGCTAGCAATGATGTATCATGAGAAGCTTGTTGGTGAGGAAGCTTTGTTACTTCCAACTATTGTACAGGCACTAAAAAAACAGCAAGGCGTTCAAGAAATAGTACAACGAGTAGAGGCACGACCCCTAGATCTCTTAGATGATACATTATTTATTGGCTTTGCAGAAACAGCGACAGCACTTGGGCATGCGGTATTTAATGCTTTTGGTTCAAAGGGGATGTATATTCACACTACACGTGAACTTTTACCTGATCTTGAGCCATTTGTGACTTTTGAAGAAGAGCATTCACATGCAACGAGTCATCGCATTTATAGTGAACAACCAGAGAAGTTACGACAAGCCAAGCGTATTGTGTTAATCGATGACGAGATTACAACAGGAAATACTGTGGTTAATATAATTGAAACACTGCGACGAAGATTTCCTTATGTGAAGCAATATTCTGTGTTATCCATTTTAGATTGGCGCTCTGCTCAACAGCAAGCTTTCATTCACCAAATGGAGAAGAAGTGGGATATAACGATTGATTTTATAGCAATTATGCGTGGACAATTTAACTGTAGTGGAGAACCACATTTAACAAGCCAACAAGTGGGAGTAACTATGCAGGAGACTCAAAATCTGTCATTACTATCTATAAAGGAACCGGTTGAACGAAAATGTTATCGCTCGATTGCAGAAAATGGGATTGAAAACGAGGCACCATATCTACTAGCAACTGGGAGATTTATGTTAACGTCCGAACAGCATGTGGAACAAAAACGTACAATAGAGGGGATCGCTCTACAGTTAAAAAAACTAAGAACAGATGGCCCAGCACTTGTTATTGGAACGGGTGAATTTATGTATGTACCGATGCAAATAGCTAATTATTTAGGTGAGGACGTTTATGTTCAATCGACAACACGTAGTCCGATTTATTGTGCACATGATACGGGCTATACAATTTCTGAGAAACTAGCTTTTGAGAGCCCAGAAAATAATGGTGTTGAAAATTATTTATATAATATACAAAGTCATCCGTACTCGGAACTTTTTTTAGTCGTAGAACGTATAGCAAGTAAAGAGATTGTTGCACGAGTTGTGCATGCACTACAATCAGTAAGTGACGCAAAAGTTTATGTGATTTGTCTGCATGAATTGGAGGGGGAATAA
- a CDS encoding HpcH/HpaI aldolase/citrate lyase family protein, with product MQHFATETDAIFYKKPQPFTKFDNPNILAYTLGATLYMPASMPNISAMVQSQKYRDLTSFVIDLEDAVGDAELAQCEEKIIADISALYTLYENKEIQLQNLPLIFIRVRSVEQFLFLTTTLGKHQEVLTGYVFPKFSAVLGATYFDLLEQTIQQHQLTLFGMPILESRDILYKESRMDALFAIKEVLHQYRERVLNVRIGATDFCGIYGIRRRVDSTIYDIAVIRDCIADIVNVLGRKEDGFVISGPVWEYFSNQRVLKPALRATPFSEKGALHARQALLDDYLDGLIKEVLMDRQNGILGKTIIHPSHIRVVHALYVVSYEEYLDALSIVEHNDGQKGVIKSHYANKMNEMKPHTRWAQQILRQAHVYGVYNESVDFASLLLNTEVGGSMDATTEEQVEYFSGL from the coding sequence ATGCAACATTTTGCAACTGAAACGGATGCTATTTTTTATAAAAAGCCACAACCTTTTACAAAATTCGATAATCCAAATATTTTAGCCTATACATTAGGTGCCACATTATATATGCCTGCATCGATGCCTAATATTTCAGCAATGGTTCAATCTCAGAAATATAGAGACCTGACTTCTTTTGTCATTGATTTAGAAGATGCTGTTGGAGATGCAGAGTTAGCACAATGTGAAGAGAAAATAATAGCGGATATTAGTGCGCTTTATACCCTTTATGAAAATAAGGAAATCCAACTTCAAAACTTACCTCTTATATTTATTCGTGTACGTAGTGTCGAGCAATTTTTATTTTTGACAACTACTTTAGGAAAACATCAAGAAGTCCTAACAGGCTATGTATTTCCTAAGTTTTCGGCGGTGCTAGGAGCTACTTATTTTGACTTACTTGAACAAACGATTCAACAGCATCAGCTCACGTTATTTGGCATGCCGATTTTGGAAAGTCGTGATATTTTGTATAAGGAATCCCGTATGGATGCGTTGTTTGCAATTAAGGAAGTGCTACATCAATACAGAGAACGCGTATTAAATGTTCGCATTGGTGCCACTGATTTTTGTGGGATATATGGTATACGTCGTCGTGTAGATTCAACGATTTACGATATAGCGGTTATTCGAGATTGCATTGCAGATATAGTCAATGTGTTAGGGCGTAAGGAAGACGGTTTTGTTATTTCTGGGCCTGTATGGGAATATTTCAGTAATCAGCGTGTATTGAAGCCAGCATTGAGAGCGACACCATTTAGTGAAAAAGGAGCGCTACACGCACGCCAAGCATTACTCGATGATTATTTAGATGGCTTGATTAAGGAAGTCTTAATGGATAGACAAAATGGCATTTTAGGTAAAACGATTATTCATCCTAGTCATATTCGTGTTGTACATGCGCTATATGTCGTTTCGTACGAAGAATACTTAGATGCATTAAGCATTGTAGAGCATAATGACGGTCAAAAAGGTGTGATAAAAAGTCATTATGCCAACAAAATGAATGAAATGAAGCCTCATACGAGGTGGGCGCAGCAAATTTTACGCCAAGCGCATGTCTATGGTGTATACAATGAATCTGTAGATTTCGCGTCCCTTTTATTGAATACTGAAGTAGGAGGAAGTATGGATGCCACAACTGAAGAGCAGGTTGAATATTTTTCAGGACTATGA